The following coding sequences lie in one Silene latifolia isolate original U9 population chromosome 5, ASM4854445v1, whole genome shotgun sequence genomic window:
- the LOC141657587 gene encoding PHD finger protein At1g33420-like: MVVNARSLKRMKRRVTADLYDFLTFPAPENGGVAGPFRSNIKAFLTRHARLASSPANMVTWQVVFRAVSGEFPSSGYLPGSESPPSSGEGVFCLDVVEEDVARSRSVYCDQCRVVGWSGHPVCRKRYHFIVKADGNSIGGFNKPCPKCGDEVHLAEPRCKTCNHAMTSDDVEDWVNHQLEDTTHLLHGVIHANGYGHLLRVNGREGGSRVLSGSHIMDFWDRLCKYLGVRKISVMDVSKKYGLEYRLLHAITNGRPWYGNWGYEFGPGSFALTYNAYLEAVEILSQLSLSTFTCKRRKPRTLVQELILFYQSLSERELVNIRDLFSFLMSLVRDLQKPPFLSEGPFKKRKSCAPGILCAWTTVDVKRVEDAMIRVLRAVTNCNWVSWRTLKGAVCKVGPSELLDYCLKELGGKQAPDGASVSARHNPDTGALEFRLEHGSITMQGNMNCGGQSFSNCPPRDQILRDIKFLYEHMLHPHTMVNYGPETKRDYAVNAASRLLDCKQFVKDYSPETTLLLEDPTMIYFLCKVELPELFEGHVISPPLELIALSPNATISDLKVEASKALQEIYIMFKGFQAQELVDYRGVDDSTPVKLLLTPLTTVTLRGSCPMKNGLGRFRLERGLERWTVDCSCGARDDDGERMLACDACGVWQHTRCAGISDFEAVPAKFQCSRCSRNISRAAMANVAMNCKDESMVTGGGPCYNGKGFAMLFDVR; the protein is encoded by the exons ATGGTTGTGAACGCGAGGTCGTTAAAGCGTATGAAGAGGAGGGTCACGGCAGATCTCTATGACTTCCTTACTTTTCCGGCACCGGAGAACGGAGGTGTTGCTGGTCCCTTTAGGTCTAATATTAAGGCGTTTCTCACGCGCCACGCGAGGCTAGCGTCTTCACCGGCCAATATGGTGACGTGGCAGGTGGTTTTCAGGGCGGTTTCCGGGGAGTTTCCATCGTCTGGGTATCTACCCGGATCTGAATCTCCGCCGTCTTCCGGTGAGGGCGTGTTTTGTCTCGATGTCGTTGAGGAAGACGTTGCTCGCTCCAGATCTGTCTATTGTGACCAGTGCCGTGTCGTTG GATGGAGTGGACACCCAGTATGTAGGAAACGGTACCATTTCATAGTCAAAGCAGATGGGAATTCAATTGGTGGGTTTAACAAGCCTTGTCCTAAATGTGGTGATGAAGTTCATCTTGCTGAACCTAG GTGCAAAACATGCAATCATGCGATGACTTCTGATGACGTGGAAGACTGGGTCAACCACCAGTTGGAGGATACTACTCATCTGTTACACGGTGTCATCCATGCTAACGGATATGGCCACCTTCTCAGAGTCAATGGTAGAGAAGGTGGCTCAAGGGTTCTTTCTGGATCTCATATCATGGACTTTTGGGACCGACTTTGTAAATATCTTGGAGTCAG AAAGATCAGTGTCATGGATGTCTCTAAAAAGTACGGGTTGGAATACCGACTTCTCCATGCTATTACTAATGGACGGCCATGGTATGGCAACTGGGGCTATGAGTTTGGACCTGGAAGCTTTGCTCTAACTTACAACGCCTATTTGGAGGCCGTCGAAATTCTTTCCCAACTTTCATTATCCACGTTCACTTGTAAACGGAGGAAGCCACGCACTCTCGTTCAAGAGTTGATACTATTTTACCAGTCACTGTCAGAAAGGGAGCTTGTAAATATAAGGGACCTCTTCTCTTTTCTGATGAGTCTTGTTCGTGATCTGCAAAAGCCTCCCTTTTTGAGTGAAGGCCCCTTCAAAAAACGCAAATCTTGTGCGCCAGGCATTCTATGTGCATGGACAACAGTTGATGTTAAACGCGTTGAGGATGCAATGATCAGAGTTTTGCGTGCAGTGACTAATTGCAATTGGGTAAGCTGGCGAACTCTAAAGGGCGCTGTTTGTAAAGTTGGTCCATCAGAGCTACTAGATTATTGTCTTAAGGAACTTGGCGGAAAGCAAGCCCCTGACGGAGCATCTGTTAGTGCTCGTCATAATCCTGATACGGGTGCACTCGAGTTCAG ATTAGAGCATGGGAGCATCACAATGCAGGGAAACATGAATTGTGGCGGTCAGTCTTTCTCTAATTGCCCACCTAGAGATCAAATTCTCCGGGATATAAAGTTCTTGTATGAACACATGCTTCATCCCCATACCATGGTTAATTATGGACCCGAAACAAAACGAGATTATGCCGTAAATGCAGCTTCAAGGCTTCTCGACTGCAAGCAGTTTGTGAAGGACTATTCCCCGGAGACCACATTGTTGCTAGAGGACCCCACTATGATATATTTCCTTTGCAAAGTTGAGCTTCCCGAACTATTCGAAGGTCATGTCATAAGCCCTCCGTTGGAACTCATTGCCCTCTCACCAAACGCTACCATATCAGATCTCAAAGTCGAAGCATCCAAGGCTCTCCAAGAAATTTACATCATGTTTAAAGGGTTCCAAGCACAAGAGCTAGTCGATTATCGAGGTGTAGATGATTCCACCCCAGTCAAGCTCTTGTTGACTCCCCTCACCACTGTAACCCTTCGGGGAAGCTGCCCGATGAAGAATGGTCTAGGAAGGTTCCGTTTGGAAAGAGGGCTAGAGAGGTGGACGGTTGATTGCAGTTGTGGGGCCCGTGATGATGATGGCGAAAGAATGTTGGCTTGTGATGCATGTGGTGTCTGGCAACATACTCGGTGTGCTGGGATTTCCGACTTTGAAGCAGTGCCAGCTAAGTTTCAATGTAGTAGGTGTAGTAGGAACATCAGCAGGGCAG